A single region of the Vicia villosa cultivar HV-30 ecotype Madison, WI linkage group LG4, Vvil1.0, whole genome shotgun sequence genome encodes:
- the LOC131599912 gene encoding probable serine/threonine-protein kinase PBL23: protein MMNCFSCCKSEVETPSYKKKRSKYVSKGRRTFKSLAAAMSLKTGSSRHRQITAEILKYGTAQNDVKVLTYEEVAEATNNFSSDSLIGEGGFGNVYKGYIKSIEQTVAVKKLNRDGDQGTREFFAEVLMLSMVKHPNLVRLVGYCVEDDQRILVYEHMANGSLENHLLDIGNDKEPLDWQTRMKIADGAARGLEYLHNSADPPIIFRDFKSSNILLDENFNAKLSDFGLAKIAPIDGEGQGLVSTRVMGTYGYCAPEYAATGQLSSKSDIYSFGVVFLEIISGRRVIDPARSAEEQNLIDWAQPLFKDRTKFTLMADPLLKGQFPVKGLFQALAVAAMCLQEEADTRPYMDDVITALTHLAVHKTEEKDIAGESLKIAGHVESFRAANSIGPERA, encoded by the exons atgatgaattgtttttCATGCTGCAAGTCAGAGGTTGAAACACCGTCTTATAAGAAAAAACGTTCCAAATATGTTTCCAAAGGAAGAAGAACATTCAAATCATTAGCAGCGGCTATGTCACTCAAAACAG GTAGTAGCAGACATAGACAGATTACAGCGGAGATATTAAAATACGGAACAGCCCAAAATGATGTTAAAGTATTAACGTATGAAGAAGTGGCTGAAGCGACGAATAACTTCAGTTCGGATAGTCTTATCGGAGAAGGTGGATTCGGGAATGTTTATAAAGGATATATAAAGAGCATTGAacag ACGGTAGCTGTGAAGAAATTGAATAGGGATGGGGATCAAGGAACAAGAGAATTTTTCGCCGAGGTTTTGATGTTGAGTATGGTGAAACATCCAAACCTTGTTAGGCTTGTTGGTTATTGTGTAGAAGATGATCAAAGGATTTTGGTTTATGAGCATATGGCTAATGGAAGCTTGGAGAATCACCTTCTAG ATATAGGTAATGATAAGGAACCATTGGATTGGCAAACAAGGATGAAAATTGCTGATGGAGCGGCAAGAGGACTTGAGTACCTGCATAATTCTGCAGATCCACCGATTATTTTCCGCGATTTTAAATCGTCTAATATACTATTAGATGAAAATTTCAATGCAAAGCTTTCTGATTTTGGTCTTGCTAAGATTGCTCCAATTGATGGTGAGGGTCAGGGCTTGGTCTCAACTCGCGTTATGGGGACTTACGGTTATTGCGCACCAGAGTATGCTGCTACCGGTCAATTATCCTCAAAATCAGATATTTATAGTTTTGGTGTTGTGTTTTTGGAAATTATCTCCGGTAGACGAGTTATCGACCCTGCAAGATCGGCAGAAGAACAAAACTTAATTGATTGG GCGCAACCTTTGTTTAAGGACAGAACAAAGTTCACCCTAATGGCGGATCCTTTGCTTAAAGGCCAGTTTCCGGTGAAGGGACTATTTCAAGCTCTAGCAGTGGCAGCAATGTGTTTACAAGAAGAAGCCGATACACGGCCTTACATGGACGATGTGATAACGGCTCTTACGCATCTAGCAGTACACAAGACCGAAGAAAAAGACATAGCTGGTGAATCTCTAAAAATTGCTGGTCATGTTGAATCTTTTAGAGCTGCAAATTCAATTGGACCCGAAAGGGCATAA